Part of the Thunnus albacares chromosome 11, fThuAlb1.1, whole genome shotgun sequence genome, GATCCTGCTAAATGGTGGAAGTTCTTTTGACAATGTCGATGCCCCAgcctctgctctcaaacagcaggGCATCTTTGCCATTGGCATTGGAACAAGGAACTCTGACAGTAGAGAGCTGCAGAAGATATCATATGACCCCAGTTACGCTCTATCAGTGTCTGACTTCACTGACCTCCCCAGTGTCCAAGAACAGCTCTCCTCTGTAATGAGCACAGTGCTAGTGAGGGCCACGCCCATGACACCAACAGTAACTGGTAAGAAAGTGACCCATTTTTCCATCCCACGATCATGGTGGGACGCAAACTGAAgtgtaataaattgtatttttactgagtTTGAGTCAGCCAGTGCCACTTaggagaaaatcatttgtgcCAGCATTAATAGAGTAAATTGTAAAGGTTGAGGTCAgctttcatcatctgactctcaCACGGGAAAGGTTtgacacatgaaactaaatatgtctCAAATTTTGTGTTCCCTAGTGGACAGAAAGGCACCAGGAAGGgatgttgtgttcttgttggATGGATCTGATGGTACTAGAACTGGATTCCCAGCTATGCGAGACTTTGTCCAAAGAGTAGTAGAGACACTCAGTGTGGATGACAACAAGGACCGTGTCTCAGTggttcagtacagcagagatcCAGCTGTCCAgttctatctgaacacgtacaccacaAAGGGCGAGGTCCTTGACACTGTTAAAGGTTTGAGGCACAAAGGCGGAAGACCCCTCAACACTGGAGCAGCTCTCCAGTTCGTGAGGGATAATGTCTTCACGCCCTCTGCCGGAAGCAGGCGCCTGGAAGGAGTCCCACAGGTGCTGATATTGTTAAGTGGTGGAAGGtcttttgacagtgttgatgaaccagcttctgctctcaaacagctggGAGTCTTGACCTTTGCAATCGGAACCAGGAGCTCTGATAGCAAAGAACTGCAGAAGATATCCTACGACCCCAGTTATGctctatctgtgtctgaattcactgaccttcccagtgtccaacaacaacttcagtcttccgtggaagctgtggttgttgaCGTCACCCCAGAGTCACCAACTGTACCTGGTATGTCAACAAAAGCACATCCTCTTGCTGGCTTGAAGGgctatctgacttttttttaactagaaggaaggaaagaaagtcatGAAGTGTGATACTTGTTTAGctccatgtgtgcatttaaagaaaGGTGGCGGTGTGCTTTCCAAGTCTTTAAAATTGAAGTAGGCAGTGCTAGGCGCTTTCAAAAAAACAGGCCCACCAATTGATGATCAGGCCACGAGCGTACTTTTTGcagaggtttttattgtttgtcttcctgtctttttctcagttgacACTGCCAAAAAGGATATCGTATTCCTTCTGGATGGTTCCGATGGCACAAGGAATGGCTTCCCTGCCATGCGTGATTTTGTTGAGAGAGTGGTGGAGAAACTCAATGTGGGACACAACAAAGACCGTGTCTCTGTggtccagtacagcagagatgcagaggtccatttctatctgaacacgtacaccacCAGAGAGGATATTGTGGATTCGGTCAGAGGGCTGAAACACAAAGGAGGCAGACCCCTCAACACCGGGGCAGCCCTCCAGTACGTCAGGGACAACGTCTTTACAAACTCCTCCGGGAGTAGGCGCCTGCAAGGTGTTCCACAGATGTTGATCCTGCTAAATGGTGGAAGTTCTTTTGACAATGTCGATGCCCCAgcctctgctctcaaacagcaggGCATCTTTGCCATTGGCATTGGAACAAGGAACTCTGACAGTAGAGAGCTGCAGAAGATATCATATGACCCCAGTTACGCTCTATCAGTGTCTGACTTCACTGACCTCCCCAGTGTCCAAGAACAGCTCTCCTCTGTAATGAGCACAGTGCTAGTGAGGGCCACGCCCATGACACCAACAGTAACTGGTAAGAAAGTGACCCATTTTTCCATCCCACGATCATGGTGGGACGCAAACTGAAgtgtaataaattgtatttttactgagtTTGAGTCAGCCAGTGCCACTTaggagaaaatcatttgtgcCAGCATTAATAGAGTAAATTGTAAAGGTTGAGGTCAgctttcatcatctgactctcaCACGGGAAAGGTTtgacacatgaaactaaatatgtctCAAATTTTGTGTTCCCTAGTGGACAGAAAGGCACCAGGAAGGgatgttgtgttcttgttggATGGATCTGATGGTACTAGAACTGGATTCCCAGCTATGCGAGACTTTGTCCAAAGAGTAGTAGAGACACTCAGTGTGGATGACAACAAGGACCGTGTCTCAGTggttcagtacagcagagatcCAGCTGTCCAgttctatctgaacacgtacaccacaAAGGGCGAGGTCCTTGACACTGTTAAAGGTTTGAGGCACAAAGGCGGAAGACCCCTCAACACTGGAGCAGCTCTCCAGTTCGTGAGGGATAATGTCTTCACGCCCTCTGCCGGAAGCAGGCACCTGGAAGGAGTCCCACAGGTGCTGATATTGTTAAGTGGTGGAAGGtcttttgacagtgttgatgaaccagcttctgctctcaaacagctggGAGTCTTGACCTTTGCAATCGGAACCAGGAGCTCTGATAGCAAAGAACTGCAGAAGATATCCTACGACCCCAGTTATGctctatctgtgtctgaattcactgaccttcccagtgtccaacaacaacttcagtcttccgtggaagctgtggttgttgaCGTCACCCCAGAGTCACCAACTGTACCTGGTATGTCAACAAAAGCACATCCTCTTGCTGGCTTGAAGGgctatctgacttttttttaactagaaggaaggaaagaaagtcatGAAGTGTGATACTTGTTTAGctccatgtgtgcatttaaagaaaGGTGGCGGTGTGCTTTCCAAGTCTTTAAAATTGAAGTAGGCAGTGCTAGGCGCTTTCAAAAAAACAGGCCCACCAATTGATGATCAGGCCACGAGCGTACTTTTTGcagaggtttttattgtttgtcttcctgtctttttctcagttgacACTGCCAAAAAGGATATCGTATTCCTTCTGGATGGTTCCGATGGCACAAGGAATGGCTTCCCTGCCATGCGTGATTTTGTTGAGAGAGTGGTGGAGAAACTCAATGTGGGACACAACAAAGACCGTGTCTCTGTggtccagtacagcagagatgcagaggtccatttctatctgaacacgtacaccacCAGAGAGGATATTGTGGATTCGGTCAGAGGGCTGAAACACAAAGGAGGCAGACCCCTCAACACCGGGGCAGCCCTCCAGTACGTCAGGGACAACGTCTTTACAAACTCCTCCGGGAGTAGGCGCCTGCAAGGTGTTCCACAGATGTTGATCCTGCTAAATGGTGGAAGTTCTTTTGACAATGTCGATGCCCCAgcctctgctctcaaacagcaggGCATCTTTGCCATTGGCATTGGAACAAGGAACTCTGACAGTAGAGAGCTGCAGAAGATATCATATGACCCCAGTTACGCTCTATCAGTGTCTGACTTCACTGACCTCCCCAGTGTCCAAGAACAGCTCTCCTCTGTAATGAGCACAGTGCTAGTGAGGGCCACGCCCATGACACCAACAGTAACTGGTAAGAAAGTGACCCATTTTTCCATCCCACGATCATGGTGGGACGCAAACTGAAgtgtaataaattgtatttttactgagtTTGAGTCAGCCAGTGCCACTTaggagaaaatcatttgtgcCAGCATTAATAGAGTAAATTGTAAAGGTTGAGGTCAgctttcatcatctgactctcaCACGGGAAAGGTTtgacacatgaaactaaatatgtctCAAATTTTGTGTTCCCTAGTGGACAGAAAGGCACCAGGAAGGgatgttgtgttcttgttggATGGATCTGATGGTACTAGAACTGGATTCCCAGCTATGCGAGACTTTGTCCAAAGAGTAGTAGAGACACTCAGTGTGGATGACAACAAGGACCGTGTCTCAGTggttcagtacagcagagatcCAGCTGTCCAgttctatctgaacacgtacaccacaAAGGGCGAGGTCCTTGACACTGTTAAAGGTTTGAGGCACAAAGGCGGAAGACCCCTCAACACTGGAGCAGCTCTCCAGTTCGTGAGGGATAATGTCTTCACGCCCTCTGCCGGAAGCAGGCACCTGGAAGGAGTCCCACAGGTGCTGATATTGTTAAGTGGTGGAAGGtcttttgacagtgttgatgaaccagcttctgctctcaaacagctggGAGTCTTGACCTTTGCAATCGGAACCAGGAGCTCTGATAGCAAAGAACTGCAGAAGATATCCTACGACCCCAGTTATGctctatctgtgtctgaattcactgaccttcccagtgtccaacaacaacttcagtcttccgtggaagctgtggttgttgaCGTCACCCCAGAGTCACCAACTGTACCTGGTATGTCAACAAAAGCACATCCTCTTGCTGGCTTGAAGGgctatctgacttttttttaactagaaggaaggaaagaaagtcatGAAGTGTGATACTTGTTTAGctccatgtgtgcatttaaagaaaGGTGGCGGTGTGCTTTCCAAGTCTTTAAAATTGAAGTAGGCAGTGCTAGGCGCTTTCAAAAAAACAGGCCCACCAATTGATGATCAGGCCACGAGCGTACTTTTTGcagaggtttttattgtttgtcttcctgtctttttctcagttgacACTGCCAAAAAGGATATCGTATTCCTTCTGGATGGTTCCGATGGCACAAGGAATGGCTTCCCTGCCATGCGTGATTTTGTTGAGAGAGTGGTGGAGAAACTCAATGTGGGACACAACAAAGACCGTGTCTCTGTggtccagtacagcagagatgcagaggtccatttctatctgaacacgtacaccacCAGAGAGGATATTGTGGATTCGGTCAGAGGGCTGAAACACAAAGGAGGCAGACCCCTCAACACCGGGGCAGCCCTCCAGTACGTCAGGGACAACGTCTTTACAAACTCCTCCGGGAGTAGGCGCCTGCAAGGTGTTCCACAGATGTTGATCCTGCTAAATGGTGGAAGTTCTTTTGACAATGTCGATGCCCCAgcctctgctctcaaacagcaggGCATCTTTGCCATTGGCATTGGAACAAGGAACTCTGACAGTAGAGAGCTGCAGAAGATATCATATGACCCCAGTTACGCTCTATCAGTGTCTGACTTCACTGACCTCCCCAGTGTCCAAGAACAGCTCTCCTCTGTAATGAGCACAGTGCTAGTGAGGGCCACGCCCATGACACCAACAGTAACTGGTAAGAAAGTGACCCATTTTTCCATCCCACGATCATGGTGGGACATAAACTGAAgtgtaataaattgtatttttactgagtTTGAGTCAGCCAGTGCCACTTaggagaaaatcatttgtgcCAGCATTAATAGAGTAAATTGTCAAGGTTGAGGTCAGCTTTCATCATCTGACTTTCACACGGGAAAGGTttgaaacatgaaactaaatatgtctCAAATTTTGTGTTCCCTAGTGGACAGAAAGGCACCAGGAAGGgatgttgtgttcttgttggATGGATCTGATGGTACTAGAACTGGATTCCCAGCTATGCGAGACTTTGTCCAAAGAGTAGTAGAGACACTCAGTGTGGATGACAACAAGGACCGTGTCTCAGTggttcagtacagcagagatcCAGCTGTCCAgttctatctgaacacgtacaccacaAAGGGCGAGGTCCTTGACACTGTTAAAGGTTTGAGGCACAAAGGCGGAAGACCCCTCAACACTGGAGCAGCTCTCCAGTTCGTGAGGGATAATGTCTTCACGCCCTCTGCCGGAAGCAGGCGCCTGGAAGGAGTCCCACAGGTGCTGATATTGTTAAGTGGTGGAAGGtcttttgacagtgttgatgaaccagcttctgctctcaaacagctggGAGTCTTGACCTTTGCAATCGGAACCAGGAGCTCTGATAGCAAAGAACTGCAGAAGATATCCTACGACCCCAGTTATGctctatctgtgtctgaattcactgaccttcccagtgtccaacaacaacttcagtcttccgtggaagctgtggttgttgaCGTCACCCCAGAGTCACCAACTGTACCTGGTATGTCAACAAAAGCACATCCTCTTGCTGGCTTGAAGGgctatctgacttttttttaactagaaggaaggaaagaaagtcatGAAGTGTGATACTTGTTTAGctccatgtgtgcatttaaagaaaGGTGGCGGTGTGCTTTCCAAGTCTTTAAAATTGAAGTAGGCAGTGCTAGGCGCTTTCAAAAAAACAGGCCCACCAATTGATGATCAGGCCACGAGCGTACTTTTTGcagaggtttttattgtttgtcttcctgtctttttctcagttgacACTGCCAAAAAGGATATCGTATTCCTTCTGGATGGTTCCGATGGCACAAGGAATGGCTTCCCTGCCATGCGTGATTTTGTTGAGAGAGTGGTGGAGAAACTCAATGTGGGACACAACAAAGACCGTGTCTCTGTggtccagtacagcagagatgcagaggtccatttctatctgaacacgtacaccacCAGAGAGGATATTGTGGATTCGGTCAGAGGGCTGAAACACAAAGGAGGCAGACCCCTCAACACCGGGGCAGCCCTCCAGTACGTCAGGGACAACGTCTTTACAAACTCCTCCGGGAGTAGGCGCCTGCAAGGTGTTCCACAGATGTTGATCCTGCTAAATGGTGGAAGTTCTTTTGACAATGTCGATGCCCCAgcctctgctctcaaacagcaggGCATCTTTGCCATTGGCATTGGAACAAGGAACTCTGACAGTAGAGAGCTGCAGAAGATA contains:
- the LOC122992682 gene encoding collagen alpha-3(VI) chain, which translates into the protein MRDFVERVVEKLNVGHNKDRVSVVQEDIVDSVRGLKHKGGRPLNTGAALQYVRDNVFTNSSGSRRLQGVPQMLILLNGGSSFDNVDAPASALKQQGIFAIGIGTRNSDSRELQKISYDPSYALSVSDFTDLPSVQEQLSSVMSTVLVRATPMTPTVTVDRKAPGRDVVFLLDGSDGTRTGFPAMRDFVQRVVETLSVDDNKDRVSVVQYSRDPAVQFYLNTYTTKGEVLDTVKGLRHKGGRPLNTGAALQFVRDNVFTPSAGSRRLEGVPQVLILLSGGRSFDSVDEPASALKQLGVLTFAIGTRSSDSKELQKISYDPSYALSVSEFTDLPSVQQQLQSSVEAVVVDVTPESPTVPVDTAKKDIVFLLDGSDGTRNGFPAMRDFVERVVEKLNVGHNKDRVSVVQYSRDAEVHFYLNTYTTREDIVDSVRGLKHKGGRPLNTGAALQYVRDNVFTNSSGSRRLQGVPQMLILLNGGSSFDNVDAPASALKQQGIFAIGIGTRNSDSRELQKISYDPS